A genome region from Amblyraja radiata isolate CabotCenter1 chromosome 4, sAmbRad1.1.pri, whole genome shotgun sequence includes the following:
- the LOC116972618 gene encoding golgin subfamily B member 1-like: MGVFSFLFLQEQVRLLNQEVERSEDRSLSIEASFQSKIEQIQEELDNVQLVSAQKLLLEHKDVEIDYEEEDDQLHLNVNWPQYVEAQNEKLQNILEAYEEQYQNMQISESESAEELVKWQETDYKPTPSYDNDERTVMELKMNQVEEKREDLISELPELEEEVGDLQRQGQGQGWTKQTTAGQKFMLQMDDLNSDNVLLNAQLVQYREELNQILSL, from the exons ATGGgtgttttttcctttctctttcttcAAGAACAAGTGAGGCTTCTGAACCAAGAGGTGGAAAGATCGGAGGACAGGTCTTTGTCAATTGAAGCTTCGTTCCAGTCTAAAATCGAGCAGATCCAAGAGGAGCTGGACAATGTACAG cTTGTTTCTGCTCAGAAGCTTCTGCTGGAGCACAAAGATGTGGAGATTGACTATGAAGAGGAGGACGACCAGTTACACCTAAATGTGAACTGGCCACAATACGtcgaggcacaaaatg AGAAGCTTCAAAACATATTGGAAGCATATGAAGAGCAATACCAGAACATGCAA AtaagtgaatctgaatctgcagagGAACTGGTGAAGTGGCAAGAAACAGATTATAAACCAACACCGAGCTATGACAATGATGAGAGGACTGTGATGGAATTAAAGATGAATCAAGTTGAGGAAAAAAGAGAAG ATTTGATCTCAGAACTGCCGGAGCTGGAGGAGGAAGTAGGGGATCTTCAGAGACAAGGACAGGGTCAAGGATGGACAAAGCAGACCACAGCTGGCCAAAAGTTTATG CTTCAGATGGATGACCTTAATTCTGACAACGTGCTGCTAAACGCACAGTTGGTTCAGTACAGGGAGGAGCTAAACCAGATCCTGTCTTTGTAG